One window of the Trifolium pratense cultivar HEN17-A07 linkage group LG2, ARS_RC_1.1, whole genome shotgun sequence genome contains the following:
- the LOC123906793 gene encoding chaperone protein dnaJ 16 — MPGRRSKSEKSDDGEKQLRRDPYEVLGVSRNSTDQEIKSAYRKMALKFHPDKNANDPKAADMFKEATFSYNILSDPDKRRQYDSSGFEAVESDSQELELDLSSLGAVNTMFAALFSKLGVPIKTTVSATVLEEALNGLVSIRPLALGQFISRRVEKQCAHFYSVTITEEEARAGFVCRVQSSDKSKFKLLYFDQEDNGGLSLALQEDSAKNGKVTSAGMYFLGFPVYRLDQTMNSIAAAKDPDTSFFKKLDGFQPCELTELKAGTHTFAVYGDNFFKSANYTIEVLCAAPFSEEKENLRNVEAQILSKRAEISKFESEYREVLAQFTEMTSRYAHEMQTIDELLKQRNEIHATYTVVPLKRSNSSKGRSKPSSKESKEDGEAREKRSTRERPRKKKWYNLHLRVDKRKAC, encoded by the exons ATGCCGGGACGTCGGTCGAAGTCGGAGAAGAGTGATGACGGCGAGAAACAGCTCCGGCGAGACCCGTATGAAGTCCTCGGCGTTTCTCGTAACTCAACTGATCAAGAAATTAAATCTGCTTATCGGAAAATGGCTCTTAA GTTTCATCCAGACAAGAATGCTAATGATCCTAAAGCAGCTGATATGTTCAAAGAGGCTACCTTTTCTTACAATATCTTGTCGGATCCAGACAAACGGCGTCAGTATGACTCATCTGGCTTTGAG GCCGTTGAATCAGATAGCCAAGAGTTAGAGTTGGATCTTTCAAGTTTGGGTGCTGTCAATACAATGTTTGCAGCACTTTTTAG CAAACTTGGTGTACCGATTAAGACAACTGTATCTGCGACTGTCTTGGAAGAGGCACTCAATGGATTAGTTTCAATTCGTCCTCTTGCATTGGGACAATTCATATCTAGAAGG GTTGAGAAGCAATGTGCACATTTTTATTCAGTTACAATAACAGAAGAGGAAGCAAGAGCTGGATTTGTTTGTCGAGTCCAATCATCAGACAAAAGCAAGTTCAag TTACTATATTTCGACCAGGAAGACAATGGTGGCTTAAGTCTTGCACTCCAG GAAGACAGTGCCAAAAATGGGAAGGTTACATCTGCTGGAATGTATTTTCTTGGGTTTCCTGTTTATCGGTTGGATCAAACAATGAACTCA ATAGCTGCTGCTAAGGATCCAGATAcatcatttttcaaaaaacttgATGGGTTCCAGCCCTGTGAATTAACTGAATTGAAGGCTGGTACCCATACATTTGCAGTTTATG gtgacaattttttcaaaagtgCAAACTATACAATAGAAGTCTTGTGTGCTGCCCCTTTTagtgaagaaaaagaaaatttaagaaACGTCGAAGCTCAAATTTTGTCTAAAAGAGCTGAAATATCAAAGTTTGAATCAGAGTATCGAGAG GTTCTTGCACAATTCACTGAAATGACAAGCAGATATGCACATGAAATGCAAACA ATTGACGAGCTAttgaaacaaagaaatgaaatacATGCTACGTACACAGTTGTTCCTTTAAAGCGAAGTAATAGCAGCAAGGGCAGAAGTAAACCATCTTCAAAAGAGTCAAAAGAAGACGGCGAAGCAAGAGAAAAGAGGAGTACAAGAGAACGACCAAGGAAGAAAAAATGGTATAACCTCCACTTAAGAGTTGACAAGAGAAAGGCTTGCTAA
- the LOC123906792 gene encoding uncharacterized protein LOC123906792: protein MYAARLLSMYRRNPSALSDPPPSGPNSGYLVILDEEAQTYCCFGSCEDNEITDFPFPQNKNLTMYSSLGDSIIEPAMFLPVLNQPLSSNRYYVIKTTGRNQGKANTSSAEDDMNTSLCCIGIDDVKPKPLEPFNDYQQIEIIKRSSFHAKSIASDGIPPGLLRDKGGWRVYASTPYNYHLEQALGSNDSLRSKIPNFNFPMTNDRSESVVVGKWYCPFMFVKEGMKLKEQMNMTVFYELTLVQRWEKIFTKENENNGENNVLVDVAIQTEVAKVVGKDAIWDENRLVDGVLWFKSVEDVGEETSVGLSLEVVKAMKWEQERFGWIAGNGRQVRVTKVEEFDGINKWKKFSCYVLVESFVLKRMNRRLVLTYDYKHSHQIRSKWD from the exons ATGTATGCAGCAAGACTCCTTTCCATGTACAGAAGGAATCCTAGTGCTCTTTCAGATCCACCACCATCAGGGCCAAATTCAGGTTATCTTGTAATCTTAGATGAGGAAGCTCAAACTTACTGTTGTTTTGGTTCGTGTGAAGACAACGAAATCACAGATTTTCCTTTCCCTCAGAACAAAAATTTAACCATGTATTCTTCATTAGGTGATAGCATCATAGAACCAGCTATGTTTCTTCCGGTATTGAATCAACCATTGTCTTCGAATCGCTACTATGTCATAAAAACGACGGGGAGGAATCAAGG CAAAGCTAACACTAGCTCAGCGGAAGATGACATGAATACGAGTTTATGTTGCATTGGCATCGATGATGTTAAACCAAAACCGTTGGAGCCCTTCAACGATTATCAGCAGATTGAAATAATCAAGAGATCAAGTTTTCATGCAAAATCTATTGCCTCGGATGGAATTCCACCTGGTTTATTAAGAGACAAAGGTGGTTGGAGAGTTTATGCTAGCACTCCCTACAATTACCATTTAGAGCAAGCTTTAGGCTCAAATGATTCCTTGCGTTCCAAGATACCAAATTTCAACTTTCCAATGACCAACGATCGTTCTGAATCAGTGGTTGTTGGAAAGTGGTATTGCCCTTTTATGTTTGTGAAGGAAGGAATGAAACTAAAAGAGCAAATGAACATGACAGTTTTCTATGAGCTAACACTTGTGCAAAGGTGGGAGAAGATTTTTACAAAGGAAAATGAAAACAATGGAGAGAATAATGTACTTGTAGATGTTGCTATACAGACAGAAGTTGCTAAGGTTGTAGGAAAGGATGCTATTTGGGATGAAAACAGATTGGTTGATGGTGTTTTATGGTTTAAGAGTGTTGAAGATGTTGGAGAAGAGACAAGTGTTGGATTGAGTTTGGAAGTTGTTAAAGCAATGAAATGGGAACAAGAAAGATTTGGATGGATTGCTGGGAATGGAAGACAAGTGAGGGTAACAAAAGTTGAAGAGTTTGATGGAATAAACAAATGGAAGAAATTTAGTTGTTATGTGTTGGTTGAAAGTTTTGTATTAAAGAGAATGAATAGAAGATTGGTGTTAACTTATGATTACAAACACTCGCATCAAATTAGGAGCAAATGGGATTGA
- the LOC123904373 gene encoding uncharacterized protein LOC123904373: MASKSSSNITSQDQGDSSHTKNVWNKKENEQDQSSNSNSNKSIDFVKLSKEDSVFRSKVHEYEFFSPIQVGSSSCPANNNEGENENNEKNSESKSFSCHFCKRQFSTLQALGGHQNAHKAERALEKQRRQKYDDGASSLGQPRFNPYFSYPSTLFPPYNYRALGVRMESMIRKPAYFNPKVIHNSFGYGHNAICLQETLHPSLVSMKNNIKGGNSRAGILSINGGATTSRIEDGANNKIGAILKFGDSSTSSNSNIDKNDIQQSKFNIEEQPSNCESSELDLSLKL; encoded by the coding sequence ATGGCATCCAAATCCTCTAGCAATATCACTTCACAAGATCAAGGTGATTCTTCCCACACTAAAAATGTGTGGAACAAGAAGGAGAATGAGCAAGATCAATCCTCAAACTCTAATTCCAATAAGTCAATTGATTTCGTCAAGCTATCGAAAGAGGATTCGGTTTTCAGGTCGAAGGTGCATGAGTATGAATTTTTTAGCCCTATTCAAGTTGGTTCATCATCTTGTCCCGCTAACAACAACGAAGGGGAAAATGAGAACAATGAGAAGAATTCAGAGTCAAAGTCTTTTTCATGTCACTTTTGCAAGAGACAATTTTCTACTTTACAAGCGTTAGGAGGACATCAAAATGCTCATAAGGCAGAACGTGCATTAGAAAAGCAACGGAGACAAAAGTATGATGATGGTGCTTCAAGTTTAGGGCAACCTCGCTTTAACCCTTATTTTAGTTATCCTAGTACTCTTTTTCCACCTTATAATTATAGGGCACTTGGGGTTAGAATGGAGTCGATGATTCGAAAACCAGCTTATTTTAACCCTAAGGTTATCCACAATAGTTTTGGGTATGGTCATAATGCTATATGTTTGCAAGAGACATTACACCCTTCTCTTGTTAGcatgaaaaataatattaaggGTGGTAATAGTAGGGCTGGAATTCTAAGTATTAATGGTGGTGCAACTACATCAAGGATTGAAGATGGtgcaaataataaaattggtGCTATTCTAAAATTTGGAGATTCTTCTACAAGTTCAAACTCAAACATAGACAAGAATGATATTCAACAATCAAAGTTCAACATTGAAGAACAACCCTCCAATTGTGAATCTTCTGAGCTTGATTTGTCCCTTAAGCtttaa
- the LOC123904372 gene encoding uncharacterized protein LOC123904372 — MDRQAIDVKRALLGRQPKVQEDNKGVGYATRLLSMYKKNPSALSDSPPSGPNSGYIVLLDEEAQSYSCFGLAKDNRILDFPFPQNKNLIINYSVGENSHSEEAMFLPVLNQPLSSNRYYVIRMKGKNQGQVNTSSKEEDMTTCLCCSFFNDVKPRSLEPLNDYQQVEIIKTGYGFRAKSVASDGILSGILREKGWTVDASTPRNYHLSQALGSNDSLRSKQPNFDFPLSNDRSESIIVGKWYCPFVFVKEGMKLKEQMKMSLFYELTLEQRWEKIFSKENGNNGEVNVLIDVLIPTEVVKVGGKDAVCWDENRLVDGVLLFKSVDQDVGLSLEVVEGMKWEQQRFGWIAGNGRQVRVTNVEEFDGTKKWKKFSCYVLVESFVLRRMDGRLVLSYDFRHSHQIRSKWE; from the exons ATGGACCGTCAAGCTATTGACGTTAAAAGAGCGctgcttgggaggcaacccaag GTTCAAGAAGACAATAAAGGAGTTGGA tATGCAACAAGACTACTTTCCATGTACAAAAAAAACCCAAGTGCTCTTTCAGATTCACCACCATCAGGACCAAATTCAGGTTATATTGTGTTATTGGATGAGGAAGCTCAATCTTACTCATGTTTTGGTTTGGCCAAGGACAATAGAATCTTGGATTTTCCTTTCCCTCAgaacaaaaatttaataatcaATTACTCAGTAGGTGAAAACAGCCATTCAGAAGAAGCTATGTTTCTTCCTGTATTGAATCAACCATTGTCTTCAAATCGCTACTATGTTATAAGAATGAAAGGGAAAAATCAAGG CCAAGTTAATACAAGTTCAAAGGAAGAGGACATGACCACATGTTTATGTTGTAGTTTTTTCAATGATGTTAAACCAAGATCTTTGGAACCCTTAAATGATTATCAACAGGTTGAAATAATCAAGACGGGTTATGGTTTTCGTGCAAAATCAGTAGCATCAGATGGAATTCTCTCAGGTATATTAAGGGAAAAGGGGTGGACAGTCGACGCTAGCACTCCCCGCAATTACCATTTAAGCCAAGCTTTAGGCTCAAATGATTCCTTGCGTTCCAAGCAACCAAATTTTGACTTTCCATTGTCTAACGATCGTTCTGAATCGATCATTGTTGGAAAGTGGTATTGTCCTTTTGTGTTTGTGAAGGAAGGAATGAAATTAAAAGAGCAAATGAAGATGTCATTGTTTTATGAGCTAACACTTGAGCAAAGATGGGAGAAGATTTTTTCAAAGGAAAATGGAAACAATGGAGAGGTTAATGTGCTTATTGATGTTCTTATTCCGACCGAAGTTGTTAAGGTTGGAGGAAAGGATGCTGTTTGTTGGGATGAAAATAGATTGGTTGATGGAGTTTTGTTGTTTAAGAGTGTTGATCAAGATGTTGGATTGAGTTTGGAAGTTGTTGAAGGAATGAAATGGGAACAACAAAGATTTGGATGGATTGCTGGAAATGGAAGACAAGTGAGGGTAACAAATGTTGAAGAATTTGATGGAacaaaaaaatggaagaaattTAGTTGTTATGTGCTAGTTGAAAGTTTTGTGTTGAGGAGAATGGATGGAAGATTGGTGCTAAGTTATGATTTTAGACACTCACATCAAATTAGGAGTAAATGGGAatga